Proteins encoded by one window of Cannabis sativa cultivar Pink pepper isolate KNU-18-1 chromosome 4, ASM2916894v1, whole genome shotgun sequence:
- the LOC115714964 gene encoding 2-oxoglutarate and iron-dependent oxygenase domain-containing protein CP2 isoform X1, with protein MSGIGNEQAPFTANGNGVVSGHETIRLRVKPSKDHKPDSYEDLQQHLEFSPLLFSSLERYLPQSMLNDTRESKLGYMSTILRRYSSNGERLRVHRHKEYKQKIMANYQPLHRELYAMHAENFFVPSFLRAISENTEESFRSMIIEPSQGVYIFEMLQPRFCELLFDEVENFERWVHDTKFRIMRPNTMNKYGAVLDDFGMESMLDKLMNEFIRPMSKVFFSDVGGSSLDLHHGFVVEYGMDRDVELGFHVDDSEVTLNVCLGKQFSGGELFFRGVRCEQHVNSETQPEESFDYSHVPGRAVLHRGRHRHGARATTSGNRINLILWCRRCFSFSHFLAIFLPCKRNKWRRKQEIMKTKNLVLERVLTLSFWFFFSLALTSQSLLQSFVWQFTPRIQQNSWPIA; from the exons ATGTCCGGAATCGGAAACGAACAAGCTCCGTTCACCGCCAACGGAAACGGCGTCGTTTCAGGTCACGAAACCATCAGGTTGAGAGTGAAGCCTAGTAAGGATCACAAGCCGGACAGTTACGAAGACTTGCAACAACACCTGGAATTCAGTCCCTTGCTCTTCAGCTCGCTCGAGCGGTATCTTCCTCAGTCTATGCTCAATGACACTCGTGAATCTAAGCTCGGGTATATGAGTACTATCTTGCGTCGCTACTCGTCTAATGGCGAACGTCTTCGT GTTCACAGGCATAAAGAATATAAGCAGAAGATAATGGCGAATTACCAG CCTCTACACAGGGAGCTATATGCAATGCACGCCGAAAACTTCTTTGTACCTTCGTTTCTTAGAGCAATTAGTGAAAATACAGAGGAGAGTTTTAGGAGTATGATTATTGAACCGTCTCAGGGAGTGTATATATTTGAGATGCTTCAACCGCGTTTTTGTGAACTATTGTTTGATGAG GTGGAAAATTTTGAAAGATGGGTTCATGATACTAAGTTCAGAATCATGCGGCCAAACACAATGAATAAATATGGTGCTGTCCTTGATGACTTTGGAATGGAGTCCATGCTTGATAAGCTAATGAATGAGTTTATACGACCTATGTCTAAAG tTTTCTTCTCTGATGTTGGCGGATCATCATTGGACTTGCATCATGGTTTTGTTGTCGAATATGGAATGGACAGAGATGTTGAACTTG GCTTCCATGTAGATGATTCTGAAGTTACCTTGAATGTTTGTTTGGGTAAGCAATTTTCTGGTGGAGAATTGTTTTTTCGAGGTGTCCGATGTGAACAACATGTCAACTCAGAGACCCAACCAGAG GAAAGCTTCGACTATTCTCATGTTCCTGGCCGTGCAGTTCTTCATCGTGGTCGTCATCGACATGGTGCTAGAGCAACAACTTCAGGAAATCGGATTAACTTGATTTTATGGTGTAGAAGGTGCTTTTCTTTCTCAcattttcttgcaatatttctTCCTTGTAAGAGAAATAAGTGGCGTAGGAAACAAGAAATAATGAAAACAAAGAATTTGGTTTTGGAGCGTGTATTGACActttctttttggttttttttttctttggccTTAACTTCTCAAAGTTTGTTGCAAAGTTTTGTATGGCAATTTACTCCCAGGATACAACAAAACTCGTGGCCAATTGCTTAA